From a region of the Pseudoxanthobacter soli DSM 19599 genome:
- the argF gene encoding ornithine carbamoyltransferase: protein MTAPRHFLDLDLLPASELRHILDSGARLKAERRARRSVDGPFAGRFLAMVFERPSTRTRVSFDIAMRELGGETIMLTGAEMQLGRGETIADTARVLSRYVDAIMIRVLDHAALEELAANATVPVINGLTKRSHPCQVMADLMTFEEHRGPIRGRKVAWVGDANNVMASWVHAAPLFDFEMRVACPPELSPEPELVAAAAAAGARLHVTHDPFEAVDGVDCVITDTWVSMGDKERERRHNLLMPYQVNDRLMAAAGKDAIFMHCLPAHRDEEVTTSVMDGPQSVVFDEAENRLHAQKGILAWCLGAEAGGVVL, encoded by the coding sequence ATGACCGCCCCGCGCCACTTCCTCGACCTCGACCTGCTGCCGGCGTCCGAGCTTCGCCACATCCTCGACAGCGGCGCGCGGCTGAAGGCCGAACGCCGCGCCCGCCGCAGCGTCGACGGTCCCTTCGCCGGCCGCTTCCTCGCCATGGTGTTCGAGCGCCCGTCGACGCGCACGCGGGTGTCGTTCGACATCGCCATGCGCGAGCTCGGCGGTGAGACCATCATGCTGACCGGCGCGGAAATGCAGCTCGGCCGCGGCGAGACCATCGCCGACACCGCCCGCGTGCTGTCGCGCTATGTCGATGCCATCATGATCCGCGTGCTCGACCACGCCGCGCTCGAGGAACTGGCGGCGAACGCCACGGTGCCGGTCATCAACGGCCTCACCAAGCGCTCGCACCCCTGCCAGGTGATGGCCGACCTGATGACGTTCGAGGAGCATCGGGGGCCGATCCGCGGCCGCAAGGTCGCCTGGGTGGGCGATGCCAACAACGTCATGGCCTCGTGGGTCCACGCCGCGCCGCTGTTCGATTTCGAGATGCGCGTCGCCTGCCCGCCGGAGCTGTCGCCGGAGCCTGAACTGGTCGCCGCCGCGGCGGCCGCCGGCGCACGCCTCCATGTCACCCATGACCCGTTCGAGGCCGTGGACGGCGTCGATTGCGTCATCACCGACACCTGGGTGTCGATGGGCGACAAGGAACGCGAGCGGCGCCATAACCTGCTGATGCCCTATCAGGTCAACGACCGCCTGATGGCGGCGGCCGGCAAGGACGCCATCTTCATGCACTGCCTCCCCGCCCATCGCGACGAGGAGGTGACGACGAGCGTGATGGACGGCCCGCAATCGGTGGTGTTCGACGAGGCGGAAAACCGGCTCCATGCCCAGAAGGGCATCCTTGCCTGGTGCCTCGGCGCCGAGGCCGGGGGTGTCGTGCTTTGA
- a CDS encoding GNAT family N-acetyltransferase produces the protein MTPAPGDADELTALADNPRIAANLSMMPHPYRRADAEAWIAQCATLGEGAAAFLVREHGGRLVGGVGYGLRDDNGEPDIGSWIGEPFWGQGYGTEAAQGLIDHVFLMRRPRAVWAACRPTNAAARRVMARCGFQWAGNGLKRSRALGGMISVEHYRLDIECWRAIKAWGRYSWRIESRRGDAPAVRETGERP, from the coding sequence ATGACGCCGGCGCCGGGTGACGCGGACGAACTGACGGCGCTTGCGGACAACCCGCGCATCGCCGCCAACCTCTCGATGATGCCCCACCCCTACCGGCGCGCCGACGCCGAGGCGTGGATCGCCCAGTGCGCGACCCTCGGCGAGGGGGCGGCGGCGTTCCTGGTGCGGGAACACGGCGGCCGCCTCGTCGGCGGCGTCGGCTACGGACTGCGCGACGACAACGGCGAGCCGGACATCGGCTCGTGGATCGGCGAGCCGTTCTGGGGGCAGGGCTACGGCACCGAAGCCGCCCAGGGTCTGATCGACCACGTCTTCCTGATGCGCCGCCCCCGCGCGGTGTGGGCCGCGTGCCGGCCGACCAACGCGGCGGCGCGGCGGGTGATGGCGCGCTGCGGCTTCCAGTGGGCCGGCAACGGCCTCAAGCGCTCGCGCGCGCTCGGCGGCATGATCTCGGTGGAGCATTACCGCCTCGACATCGAATGCTGGCGCGCGATCAAGGCGTGGGGCCGCTATTCGTGGCGCATCGAGTCCCGGCGCGGGGACGCGCCGGCAGTCCGCGAGACGGGGGAACGGCCATGA
- a CDS encoding GNAT family N-acetyltransferase, with the protein MTGLSAGRLSWRGEDYAWHGQGWPELVIETPRLRLRAPGAADVDAFAAELADFDIVRMLARVPWPYSRMDAVSFVTGARADAEGRHGLHLVIEDGNGLAGLVGLSFSPVSLFAPAPELGYWIARSRWGHGIATEAGRGVLAFAFEALGVKAVRSGAFHDNPASLAVQAKLGFEVVGRSHVFCLARGAEVAHIDTMLTRGRFREVGA; encoded by the coding sequence ATGACCGGGCTTTCGGCGGGCCGGCTCTCCTGGCGCGGCGAGGACTATGCCTGGCACGGACAGGGCTGGCCCGAACTCGTGATCGAGACGCCGCGGCTGCGCCTGCGGGCGCCGGGCGCCGCCGACGTGGATGCGTTTGCCGCCGAGCTCGCCGATTTCGACATCGTGCGCATGCTGGCGCGGGTGCCGTGGCCCTACAGCCGCATGGATGCGGTGAGTTTCGTCACCGGGGCGCGGGCGGATGCCGAAGGCCGGCACGGGCTTCATCTCGTGATCGAGGATGGCAACGGCCTCGCCGGCCTCGTCGGGCTGTCGTTCTCGCCGGTGTCCCTGTTCGCCCCGGCGCCGGAACTCGGTTACTGGATCGCGCGCAGCCGGTGGGGGCATGGCATCGCGACGGAGGCCGGGCGGGGCGTGCTCGCCTTCGCGTTCGAGGCGCTCGGGGTGAAGGCGGTGCGCAGCGGCGCCTTCCACGACAACCCCGCCTCGCTGGCGGTGCAGGCGAAGCTCGGCTTCGAGGTCGTCGGCCGCTCCCACGTGTTCTGCCTTGCGCGCGGCGCCGAGGTCGCGCATATCGACACCATGCTGACGCGCGGGCGGTTCCGCGAGGTCGGCGCTTGA
- a CDS encoding glutamate-5-semialdehyde dehydrogenase produces the protein MADIGRRARAAARRLALASDAAKAAALKAMAAEVRAGSADILAANEGDVAAMQAAGQLASFIDRGTLNAARVEAIAEALEAIAALPDPVGSVVSSWTRPNGLVIERVRTPLGVIGVIYESRPNVTADAGALCLRAGNAVILRGGSDALATSRAIHACLVRGLEAAGLPPDAIQLVPVADRAAVGLMLKGLDGAIDVIVPRGGKSLVARVQEEARVPVFAHLEGLCHVYVDKAADLAMARRIVVDAKMRRTGICGAAETLLVDRAVAGTHLVPLLQALADAGCRIRGDEAVCAAFPTAEPATDEDWSTEYLDAVISVAVVDGLDAAIAHIDRWGSHHTDAIITDDQAAADRFMAEVDSAIVLHNASTQFADGGEFGMGAEIGIATGRMHARGPVGVEQLTSFKYRVRGSGQIRG, from the coding sequence ATGGCGGATATCGGCCGCCGCGCCCGCGCCGCCGCGCGCCGGCTGGCGCTCGCCTCCGACGCCGCCAAGGCCGCGGCGCTGAAGGCCATGGCCGCCGAGGTGAGGGCCGGGTCGGCCGATATCCTCGCCGCCAATGAGGGCGACGTCGCCGCGATGCAGGCGGCCGGCCAGCTCGCCTCCTTCATCGACCGGGGCACGCTGAACGCCGCCCGCGTCGAGGCGATCGCCGAGGCGCTGGAGGCGATCGCCGCATTGCCCGATCCCGTCGGCTCCGTCGTCTCGTCGTGGACGCGGCCGAACGGCCTCGTCATCGAGCGGGTGCGGACGCCCCTCGGCGTGATCGGCGTGATCTACGAGAGCCGGCCGAACGTGACGGCCGATGCCGGCGCGCTGTGCCTCAGGGCCGGCAACGCCGTGATCCTGCGCGGCGGCTCGGACGCGCTCGCCACGTCGCGGGCGATCCATGCCTGCCTCGTGCGCGGGCTCGAGGCCGCCGGCCTGCCGCCCGACGCCATCCAGCTCGTTCCCGTCGCCGACCGCGCCGCCGTCGGGCTGATGCTGAAGGGCCTCGACGGCGCCATCGACGTGATCGTGCCGCGCGGCGGCAAGAGCCTCGTCGCCCGGGTGCAGGAAGAGGCGCGCGTCCCGGTGTTCGCCCATCTCGAAGGCCTCTGCCACGTCTATGTCGACAAGGCCGCCGATCTCGCCATGGCCAGGCGCATCGTCGTCGACGCCAAGATGCGGCGCACCGGCATCTGCGGCGCGGCCGAGACGCTGCTGGTCGACCGGGCCGTGGCGGGCACGCACCTCGTGCCGCTGCTTCAGGCGCTCGCGGACGCCGGCTGCCGCATCCGCGGCGACGAGGCCGTGTGCGCCGCCTTCCCGACCGCCGAGCCGGCGACGGACGAGGACTGGAGCACCGAATATCTCGACGCGGTGATCTCGGTCGCCGTGGTCGACGGGCTCGACGCCGCCATCGCCCACATCGACCGGTGGGGTTCGCACCACACCGACGCGATCATCACCGACGATCAGGCCGCCGCCGACCGCTTCATGGCGGAAGTCGATTCCGCCATCGTGCTGCACAACGCCTCCACCCAGTTCGCGGATGGCGGCGAGTTCGGCATGGGCGCGGAAATCGGCATCGCCACCGGCCGGATGCACGCGCGCGGCCCCGTCGGGGTCGAGCAACTGACGAGCTTCAAGTACCGCGTCCGCGGATCGGGGCAGATCCGCGGGTGA
- the proB gene encoding glutamate 5-kinase, with translation MIDTAAATGSAPVRRVSAARRVVVKVGSALLVENGAASGRLKADWLASLADDIAALTRQGAEVIVVSSGAIALGRGVLKLPRGPLKLEQAQAAASVGQIALARAWSEALAARSLVAAQVLLTLGDTEERRRYLNARSTLATLIRLGAVPVINENDAVATSEIRYGDNDRLAARVATMASADLLVLLSDIDGLYTAPPALDANARHIPVVERITPEIEAMAGAAASEFSRGGMKTKIDAARIAVSAGTAMVIASGKALNPLAAVDGGARFTWFDAHATPTLARKTWIAGSLDPHGSVMIDDGAVAALARGRSLLPAGVVAVAGAFSRGDAVRVVAKSSGREIGRGLVAYDYDHAVRIMGRNSREIEEIIGFVGRAEMIHRDDLALDEVALAALAAAPSHTPQASPGSGEAGLRPQESQPC, from the coding sequence CTGATCGATACCGCCGCCGCGACGGGCTCCGCGCCTGTCCGGCGCGTTTCGGCGGCCCGCCGCGTCGTCGTGAAGGTCGGCTCGGCGCTGCTCGTCGAGAACGGCGCGGCGAGCGGCCGGCTGAAGGCGGACTGGCTCGCGAGCCTCGCCGACGACATCGCGGCGCTCACCCGCCAGGGCGCCGAGGTGATCGTGGTGTCCTCCGGCGCCATCGCGCTTGGCCGCGGCGTGCTGAAGCTGCCGCGCGGGCCCCTGAAGCTGGAACAGGCGCAGGCGGCGGCCTCCGTCGGCCAGATCGCGCTCGCCCGCGCCTGGTCGGAGGCGCTTGCCGCCCGCAGCCTCGTCGCCGCGCAGGTGCTGCTCACCCTCGGCGATACCGAGGAGCGCCGCCGCTACCTCAATGCCCGCTCGACGCTCGCGACCCTGATCCGCCTCGGCGCGGTGCCGGTGATCAACGAGAACGACGCGGTGGCGACCAGCGAAATTCGCTACGGCGACAACGACCGGCTCGCCGCCCGCGTCGCCACCATGGCGAGCGCCGATCTTCTCGTGCTCCTGTCCGACATCGACGGCCTCTACACCGCGCCGCCTGCGCTCGACGCGAACGCCCGCCACATTCCCGTGGTCGAGCGCATCACGCCCGAGATCGAGGCCATGGCCGGCGCGGCCGCCTCCGAGTTCTCCCGCGGCGGCATGAAGACCAAGATCGATGCCGCCCGGATCGCGGTTTCCGCCGGCACGGCGATGGTGATCGCCTCCGGCAAGGCGCTGAACCCGCTGGCGGCCGTCGACGGCGGCGCGCGCTTCACCTGGTTCGACGCCCACGCCACGCCGACGCTCGCCCGCAAGACCTGGATCGCCGGATCGCTCGACCCCCACGGCAGCGTGATGATCGACGACGGCGCTGTCGCCGCGCTCGCCCGCGGCCGCAGCCTGCTGCCGGCCGGGGTCGTCGCCGTCGCCGGCGCCTTCAGCCGCGGCGATGCGGTGCGCGTGGTGGCGAAGTCGTCGGGCCGGGAGATCGGCCGCGGCCTCGTCGCCTACGACTACGACCATGCGGTGCGCATCATGGGCCGCAACAGCCGCGAGATCGAGGAGATCATCGGCTTCGTCGGCCGCGCCGAGATGATCCATCGCGACGACCTCGCCCTCGACGAGGTGGCGCTCGCCGCGCTCGCGGCTGCCCCGTCGCACACGCCGCAGGCTTCGCCCGGATCGGGCGAAGCCGGCCTGCGTCCCCAGGAGAGCCAGCCATGCTGA
- a CDS encoding Hsp33 family molecular chaperone: protein MNAPAGIPQPQPAPPDSVLPFAVEGLDVRGRVALLGPVVDSILARHAYPAPVSRLLGEAIVLTCLLGTALKFEGRFTLQTSTDGPVDMLVVDFETPDRVRAYARFDGDAVEALGAAATPAALLGNGHLAMTVDQGAHTQRYQGIVALDGASLEEVAHQYFAQSEQIPTRVRLAVGEVISRQPGEAPHHAWRAGGLLVQFLPESGERIAHRDLDPGDRPGEAEDADPSAEAGGEEDDAWVEARSLVDTIEDHELTDPEISPERLLVRLFHERGARVFEPRTMLDRCRCSREKVEGVLAGFTPAEREEMTVDGEIVVTCEFCSTVYRFSADEV from the coding sequence TTGAACGCGCCCGCCGGTATTCCCCAGCCGCAGCCGGCCCCGCCGGATTCCGTCCTGCCGTTCGCGGTGGAAGGCCTCGACGTGCGCGGCCGCGTCGCCCTGCTCGGGCCGGTGGTGGATTCGATCCTCGCCCGTCACGCCTACCCGGCACCGGTCTCGCGCCTGCTCGGCGAGGCGATCGTGCTGACCTGCCTGCTCGGCACCGCGCTCAAGTTCGAAGGCCGCTTCACCCTGCAGACCTCGACCGACGGTCCGGTCGACATGCTGGTGGTGGACTTCGAGACGCCGGACCGGGTCCGCGCCTATGCCCGCTTCGACGGCGACGCCGTCGAAGCGCTCGGCGCCGCCGCGACCCCGGCTGCCCTGCTCGGCAACGGCCATCTCGCGATGACGGTGGACCAGGGCGCCCATACCCAGCGCTACCAGGGCATCGTCGCGCTCGACGGCGCGAGCCTCGAAGAGGTGGCGCACCAATACTTCGCCCAGTCGGAGCAGATCCCGACCCGGGTGCGGCTCGCGGTCGGCGAGGTCATCAGCCGCCAGCCGGGCGAGGCGCCGCATCATGCGTGGCGCGCAGGCGGGCTTCTGGTGCAGTTCCTGCCGGAATCCGGCGAGCGCATCGCCCACCGCGATCTCGATCCCGGCGACCGCCCCGGAGAAGCGGAGGATGCCGATCCCTCCGCCGAGGCCGGCGGCGAGGAGGACGATGCCTGGGTCGAGGCGCGCTCCCTGGTCGACACCATCGAGGACCACGAGCTGACCGATCCGGAGATCTCGCCCGAACGGCTGCTGGTGCGCCTGTTTCACGAGCGCGGCGCGCGGGTGTTCGAGCCGCGCACCATGCTCGACCGCTGCCGCTGCTCGCGGGAGAAGGTGGAGGGCGTGCTCGCCGGCTTCACGCCGGCCGAGCGCGAGGAGATGACGGTCGACGGCGAGATCGTCGTGACCTGCGAGTTCTGTTCGACGGTCTATCGCTTCTCCGCCGACGAGGTCTGA
- a CDS encoding nicotinate-nucleotide adenylyltransferase: MSHAGRLSRAGTGPAGSGAAERRGALPPVFPGERIGLYGGSFDPPHHGHLHVAETALKRLGLDRLWWVVTPGNPLKENGAAPLAERLAAVRALARDRRMVATGFEAGLGLTYSFETVSFLRTKVPGVRFVWIMGADNLASFHRWRDWRRLAGLLPMAIVDRPGATRGAFASPAAHALARFRVPERDAASLAGRAPPAWCFLHAPLDNSSSTALRAARLKAARADSPPVP; this comes from the coding sequence ATGTCGCACGCTGGCAGGCTGTCTCGCGCGGGGACCGGGCCCGCCGGCAGCGGGGCTGCCGAGCGGCGCGGTGCGCTGCCGCCGGTCTTTCCCGGCGAGCGAATCGGGCTCTATGGCGGCTCGTTCGATCCGCCGCACCACGGCCATCTCCACGTCGCGGAAACCGCGTTGAAGCGGCTCGGGCTCGACAGGCTGTGGTGGGTGGTGACGCCCGGCAACCCGCTGAAGGAGAACGGCGCGGCGCCGCTTGCCGAGCGGCTGGCGGCGGTGCGCGCGCTCGCCCGCGACCGGCGCATGGTGGCGACCGGCTTCGAGGCCGGCCTCGGGCTCACCTACAGTTTCGAAACGGTGTCCTTCCTGCGCACGAAGGTGCCGGGGGTCCGGTTCGTCTGGATCATGGGCGCCGACAACCTCGCGAGCTTCCACCGCTGGCGCGACTGGCGGCGCCTCGCCGGGCTGCTGCCGATGGCCATCGTCGACCGGCCGGGCGCCACGCGGGGCGCGTTCGCCTCGCCAGCGGCCCACGCGCTGGCGCGTTTCCGCGTGCCGGAGCGCGATGCCGCCTCGCTCGCCGGCCGGGCGCCGCCGGCGTGGTGCTTCCTGCATGCCCCGCTCGACAATTCCTCTTCCACCGCATTGCGGGCCGCGCGGCTGAAGGCGGCCCGCGCGGACAGCCCGCCGGTCCCCTGA
- a CDS encoding tellurite resistance TerB family protein codes for MVTLSAVDREMTDVELGTIGDMVSGLPVFAGYDPDRLIETARDCGEIVRGENGLSLLLEIVRDALPVRLHETAYALAIEVAAVDLDVEQEELRFLELLRDALDLDPLVTAAIERSARVRFRTL; via the coding sequence ATGGTCACGCTGTCCGCCGTCGACCGCGAGATGACCGACGTCGAACTCGGCACCATCGGCGACATGGTGTCGGGCCTGCCGGTGTTCGCCGGCTACGATCCGGACCGCCTGATCGAGACCGCCCGCGATTGCGGCGAGATCGTCCGGGGCGAGAACGGCCTGTCGCTGCTGCTGGAAATCGTCCGCGACGCCCTGCCGGTGCGGCTGCACGAGACCGCCTACGCGCTCGCCATCGAGGTGGCGGCCGTCGATCTCGACGTCGAGCAGGAGGAACTGCGCTTCCTCGAGCTGCTGCGCGACGCGCTCGATCTCGATCCGCTGGTAACGGCGGCCATCGAGCGCTCGGCCCGGGTTCGCTTCCGCACGCTGTAA
- the rpmA gene encoding 50S ribosomal protein L27 translates to MAHKKAGGSSRNGRDSAGRRLGVKKFGGEKVVSGNIIVRQRGTQWHPGEGVGMGVDHTIFAVTEGVVSFRAKANGRTYISVVPNTVAAE, encoded by the coding sequence ATGGCTCACAAAAAAGCAGGCGGTTCGTCCCGCAACGGTCGCGACTCCGCTGGCCGCCGTCTCGGCGTGAAGAAGTTCGGCGGCGAGAAGGTCGTCTCCGGCAACATCATCGTCCGTCAGCGCGGTACGCAATGGCATCCGGGCGAGGGCGTCGGTATGGGCGTCGATCACACGATCTTCGCCGTGACCGAGGGTGTCGTTTCCTTCCGCGCCAAAGCCAATGGCCGCACGTATATCTCGGTTGTCCCGAACACGGTGGCCGCCGAATAG
- the obgE gene encoding GTPase ObgE, which produces MKFLDQAKVYIRSGDGGAGAVSFRREKFIEFGGPDGGDGGRGGDVWVECVDGLNTLIDYRYQQHFKAQTGTHGMGRNRSGPKGADVVLKVPAGTEILEEDNETVIADMTRVGERVCLARGGNGGFGNAHFKSSTNQAPRRANPGLAGEEKWVWLRLKLIAEAGLLGLPNAGKSTFLATVSAAKPKIADYPFTTLHPNLGVVGVDGREFVMADIPGLIEGAHEGVGLGHRFLGHVERCRVLLHLVDGTGDDVAEAYRVVRDELAAYGAGLDEKPEIVALTKVDALNEELRAERLAALGKACGSRPMAMSSASGEGVERTLRALWRTIDGSRGGNVNAVPSEEDDAWRP; this is translated from the coding sequence ATGAAGTTTCTCGATCAGGCCAAGGTTTACATTCGCTCGGGCGACGGCGGCGCAGGCGCCGTGTCGTTCCGCCGCGAGAAGTTCATCGAGTTCGGCGGCCCGGACGGCGGCGACGGCGGTCGCGGCGGCGACGTCTGGGTCGAGTGCGTCGACGGCCTCAATACCCTGATCGACTATCGCTACCAGCAGCATTTCAAGGCCCAGACCGGCACCCACGGCATGGGGCGCAACCGCTCCGGCCCGAAGGGCGCGGACGTGGTGCTGAAGGTGCCGGCGGGCACCGAAATCCTCGAGGAAGACAACGAGACCGTCATCGCCGACATGACGCGCGTCGGCGAGCGGGTGTGCCTCGCGCGCGGCGGCAACGGCGGCTTCGGCAACGCGCACTTCAAGAGCTCCACCAATCAGGCGCCGCGGCGGGCCAATCCCGGCCTCGCGGGCGAGGAGAAGTGGGTCTGGCTGCGGCTGAAGCTGATCGCGGAAGCCGGGCTCCTCGGCCTTCCCAATGCGGGCAAGTCGACTTTCCTCGCGACCGTATCGGCGGCGAAGCCCAAGATCGCGGATTATCCGTTCACCACCCTCCATCCCAATCTCGGCGTCGTCGGCGTCGACGGACGCGAGTTCGTGATGGCCGACATTCCCGGCCTGATCGAGGGCGCCCACGAGGGCGTCGGCCTCGGGCACCGCTTCCTCGGCCATGTCGAGCGCTGCCGCGTGCTGCTGCATCTGGTCGACGGCACCGGCGACGATGTGGCGGAAGCCTATCGCGTGGTGCGCGACGAACTCGCCGCCTACGGCGCCGGCCTCGACGAGAAGCCGGAGATCGTGGCGCTGACCAAGGTCGATGCGCTCAACGAGGAGCTTCGGGCCGAACGGCTCGCGGCGCTCGGCAAGGCCTGCGGTAGCCGGCCGATGGCGATGTCGTCGGCGAGCGGCGAAGGCGTCGAGCGCACCCTCAGGGCGCTGTGGCGCACCATCGACGGCAGCCGCGGCGGGAACGTCAACGCGGTCCCCTCCGAGGAGGACGACGCGTGGCGGCCCTGA
- a CDS encoding acyl-CoA carboxylase subunit beta — MRDILDKLDARRAGARLGGGEKRIAAQHKRGKLTARERLELLLDDGSFEEFDMFVEHRCTDFGMDKQPKTPGDGVVTGWGTVNGRTVFVFAKDFTVFGGSLSETHAAKITKIQDMALRMRAPIVGLFDAGGARIQEGVAALGGYGEVFKRNVAASGVIPQISVIMGPCAGGDVYSPAMTDFIFMVRDTSYMFVTGPDVVKTVTNETVTAEDLGGARVHTAKSSIADGAWDNDVEALLQVRRLIDFLPANNQSGVPHWPTEDDGRRHDDSLDTLVPDNPNTPYDIKELILKVADEGDFFEIQEAFAKNIVTGFIRLEGRTVGVVANQPMVLAGVLDSDASRKAARFVRFCDAFEIPIVTFVDVPGFLPGTAQEYGGLIKHGAKLLYAYSEATVPLVTVITRKAFGGAYDVMASKHVGADINYAWPSAQIAVMGAKGAVEIIFRQDIGDAAKIAERTREYEDRFMSPFVAAERGYVDEVIMPHSTRRRLSRALTMLRAKKAETVWRKHDNIPL, encoded by the coding sequence ATGAGAGACATCCTCGACAAGCTCGATGCCCGCCGCGCGGGTGCCCGCCTCGGCGGCGGCGAGAAGCGCATCGCCGCCCAGCACAAGCGCGGCAAGCTCACCGCGCGCGAACGCCTCGAACTCCTGCTCGACGACGGCTCGTTCGAGGAGTTCGACATGTTCGTCGAGCACCGCTGCACCGATTTCGGCATGGACAAGCAGCCGAAGACCCCGGGCGACGGCGTCGTCACCGGCTGGGGCACGGTGAACGGCCGCACCGTGTTCGTGTTCGCCAAGGACTTCACGGTGTTCGGCGGCTCGCTGTCCGAGACCCACGCCGCCAAGATCACCAAGATCCAGGATATGGCGCTGCGGATGCGCGCGCCCATCGTCGGCCTGTTCGATGCCGGTGGCGCCCGCATCCAGGAAGGCGTCGCCGCGCTCGGCGGCTACGGCGAGGTGTTCAAGCGCAATGTCGCCGCCTCGGGCGTGATCCCGCAGATCTCGGTGATCATGGGGCCGTGCGCCGGCGGCGACGTCTATTCGCCGGCCATGACCGACTTCATCTTCATGGTGCGCGACACCTCCTACATGTTCGTCACCGGCCCGGACGTGGTGAAGACCGTGACGAACGAGACGGTCACCGCGGAGGATCTCGGCGGCGCCCGCGTCCACACCGCCAAGTCCTCCATCGCCGACGGCGCCTGGGACAACGATGTCGAGGCACTGCTTCAGGTGCGCCGGCTGATCGATTTCCTGCCGGCCAACAACCAGTCCGGCGTGCCGCACTGGCCGACCGAGGACGACGGCCGCCGCCACGACGACAGCCTCGACACGCTGGTGCCGGACAATCCGAACACCCCCTACGACATCAAGGAACTGATCCTGAAGGTCGCCGACGAGGGCGATTTCTTCGAGATCCAGGAAGCCTTCGCCAAGAATATCGTCACCGGCTTCATCCGCCTCGAGGGCCGCACCGTCGGCGTCGTCGCCAACCAGCCGATGGTGCTGGCCGGCGTGCTCGATTCAGACGCGTCCCGCAAGGCGGCGCGGTTCGTCCGGTTCTGCGACGCGTTCGAAATCCCCATCGTCACCTTCGTCGACGTGCCGGGCTTCCTGCCGGGAACGGCGCAGGAATATGGCGGGCTCATCAAGCACGGCGCCAAGCTGCTCTACGCCTATTCCGAGGCGACTGTGCCGCTCGTCACCGTGATCACCCGCAAGGCGTTCGGCGGCGCCTACGATGTCATGGCCTCCAAGCACGTGGGGGCCGACATCAACTATGCCTGGCCGAGCGCGCAGATCGCAGTGATGGGCGCCAAGGGCGCGGTCGAGATCATCTTCCGCCAGGATATCGGCGACGCCGCCAAGATCGCCGAGCGCACCCGGGAATACGAGGACCGCTTCATGTCGCCGTTCGTGGCGGCGGAACGCGGCTATGTCGACGAAGTCATCATGCCCCATTCCACCCGGCGGCGGCTGTCGCGCGCGCTCACCATGCTGCGCGCCAAGAAGGCCGAGACCGTGTGGCGCAAGCACGACAACATCCCGCTCTGA
- the rplU gene encoding 50S ribosomal protein L21, with protein sequence MFAVIKTGGKQYRVAAGDKLKIEKLEAAAGETVTFEEVLLVGDEAGTKVGAPVVAGASVTAEVVEQTRNDKVLIFKKRRRKNSRRKNGHRQHQTVVRITGINAA encoded by the coding sequence ATGTTCGCAGTGATCAAGACCGGCGGTAAGCAGTACCGCGTCGCCGCCGGCGACAAGCTGAAGATCGAGAAGCTCGAAGCCGCCGCCGGCGAGACCGTCACTTTCGAGGAAGTGCTTCTGGTTGGCGACGAGGCCGGCACCAAGGTCGGCGCCCCCGTCGTCGCCGGCGCGTCCGTGACCGCCGAGGTGGTCGAGCAGACCCGCAACGACAAGGTGCTGATCTTCAAGAAGCGCCGCCGCAAGAATTCCCGCCGGAAGAACGGCCACCGTCAGCACCAGACGGTCGTTCGCATCACCGGCATCAACGCCGCCTGA